In Pseudoduganella albidiflava, a single window of DNA contains:
- a CDS encoding urease subunit beta, which produces MIPGEYQLQDGELPINDGRETVTIVVSNVGDRPIQVGSHFHFFEANNALSFERWKAYGKRLNIAAGTAVRFEPGQQRTVELVAVEGNREIYGFAGQVMGKLKDKPDGEPDPT; this is translated from the coding sequence ATGATCCCGGGCGAATACCAATTGCAGGACGGCGAGCTGCCGATCAACGATGGCCGCGAGACGGTGACCATCGTCGTGTCCAACGTGGGCGACCGCCCGATCCAGGTCGGTTCCCATTTCCACTTCTTCGAAGCGAACAATGCGCTGTCGTTCGAGCGCTGGAAGGCGTATGGCAAGCGGCTCAATATCGCCGCGGGCACGGCGGTGCGCTTCGAGCCGGGCCAGCAGCGCACCGTGGAACTGGTGGCGGTGGAGGGCAACCGCGAGATCTACGGCTTCGCCGGCCAGGTGATGGGCAAGCTGAAGGACAAGCCGGACGGCGAGCCTGACCCGACATAA
- a CDS encoding urease subunit gamma: MDLTPREKDKLLIFTAGLLAERRLARGLKLNYPEAVALITAAIMEGARDGKTVAQLMSEGTQILTRDQVMEGIPEMIPDIQVEATFPDGSKLVTVHNPIP, from the coding sequence ATGGACCTGACACCCCGCGAAAAAGACAAGCTGCTCATTTTTACCGCCGGCCTGCTGGCCGAACGCCGCCTGGCACGCGGCCTGAAACTCAATTACCCCGAAGCGGTGGCGCTGATCACGGCAGCCATCATGGAAGGCGCGCGCGACGGCAAAACCGTCGCGCAGCTGATGTCCGAGGGCACACAGATACTGACCCGCGACCAGGTGATGGAGGGCATCCCCGAGATGATCCCCGACATCCAGGTCGAAGCGACTTTCCCGGACGGCAGCAAGCTGGTGACCGTCCACAACCCGATACCGTGA
- a CDS encoding urease accessory protein UreD: MPDCTERLPLPPHHAHPAAWQARLTLGFTRDSDTTRLTRREHSGPLRVQKPLYPEHPSVCHAIVVHPPGGVVGGDELSVTAHLKQDTHALLTSPGAAKWYRANGRVSRQRIDLAVDGGASLEWLPQETIFFNDAHVELDHHVALAADASYIGCEILCLGRRASGESFGQGRVAQRTSVRRGGRLLWWEQGALTPGTLASPLGLQGHTVSAMLLAVGKPVTADTVAALRALADHPCWGVTQMKHVLCVRWLGHDSEAARELMLAAWRIVRPAVLGRAAIDLRSWRT; this comes from the coding sequence CCTCACCACGCCCACCCTGCGGCGTGGCAGGCCCGGCTCACGCTGGGCTTTACCCGAGATAGCGATACCACCCGCCTGACCCGCCGCGAGCACAGCGGCCCTCTGCGCGTGCAGAAGCCCCTGTACCCAGAACATCCGTCGGTCTGCCATGCCATCGTCGTGCACCCACCCGGCGGCGTGGTCGGCGGCGACGAGCTGTCGGTCACCGCCCACCTGAAGCAGGACACGCACGCCTTGCTGACATCGCCCGGTGCCGCCAAGTGGTACCGCGCCAATGGCCGCGTCTCGCGCCAGCGCATCGACCTGGCGGTGGATGGCGGCGCTTCGCTGGAATGGCTGCCGCAGGAAACCATCTTCTTCAACGATGCCCATGTCGAGCTCGACCACCACGTGGCGCTGGCCGCGGACGCCAGCTATATCGGCTGCGAGATCCTGTGCCTGGGCCGCCGCGCATCCGGCGAATCGTTCGGCCAGGGGCGCGTGGCCCAGCGGACGTCGGTGCGCCGCGGCGGACGGCTGCTGTGGTGGGAACAAGGCGCGCTGACGCCCGGCACGCTGGCCAGCCCGCTGGGCCTGCAGGGCCACACGGTATCGGCCATGCTGCTGGCGGTGGGCAAGCCGGTCACGGCCGATACCGTGGCCGCGCTGCGCGCGCTGGCCGATCACCCGTGCTGGGGCGTCACCCAGATGAAACATGTGCTGTGCGTGCGCTGGCTGGGCCACGACAGCGAAGCCGCGCGGGAACTGATGCTGGCCGCCTGGCGCATCGTGCGCCCCGCGGTCCTCGGCCGCGCCGCCATCGACCTGCGCAGCTGGCGCACCTGA